GGGGTCACCCGGATCGGTGCGGCGCACGCGGGCCGGATCGGTCGGCATGGTGCGGACCTTCTTCGTGATGGTCTCGGCGTCCTCGCGCAGCCCGATCGTGTTGCCGTAGGACTTCGACATCTTGCCGCCGTCGAGCCCCGGCATCCGCGACGCCTCGGTCAGCAGCGCCTGCGGCTCGACCAGGATGATCTTGCGCGCGCCCTCGAGATAGCCGAACAGCCGCTCGCGGTCGCTCATCGACAGGCTCTGCGACTCCTGCAACATCGCGCGCGCCTGTTCGAGCGCCTCGTCGTCGCCCTCCTGCTGATACGCGTTGCGCAGTTCGTGATAGAGCTTGGCGCGCTTGCCGCCGAGCTTCTTCGCAGCCTCGAGCGCCTTCTCCTCGAAGCCCTTCTCGCGGCCGTACAGGTAGTTGAAGCGGCGCGCGATCTCGCGCGTCATCTCGACGTGCGGCACCTGATCCTCGCCGACCGGCACCAGCGAGCCGCGATAGAGCAGGATGTCGGCCGCCATCAGCACCGGATAACCGAGGAAACCGTAGGTGGACAGATCCTTGTCGCGCAGCTTCTCGATCTGCTCCTTGTAGGTCGGCACGCGTTCGAGCCAGCCGAGCGGCGTGCTCATGCCGAGCAGCAACGCCAGTTCGGCGTGCTCCGGCACCTTGCTCTGGATGAACAGCGTGGCCTGGGTCGGGTCGATGCCGGACGCGATCCAGTCGATCAGCACTTCCCAGACGTTCTTCTCGATCACCTCGGGCGTTTCATAGTGCGTGGTCAGCGCATGCCAGTCGACCACGCAGAAGAAGCACGGATACTCGGACTGCAGCTTCGCCCAGTTCTTCAACACACCGTGGTAATGGCCGAGGTGGAGCGACCCGGTGGGACGCATGCCGGAAAAGATACGATCGGGGAACATGATTATGTTTTAGAAGAAAAGCGAAGCAAGGGGATTCAGGATGGCCGCCAGCGCGGTTTGGCCAAGGTCGACCAGCGGACGCAGCCAGATCTTCGTCAGCAGGCCCGTCGAGACGAGGATCAGCACGATGAAGAAGCCGTAGGGCTCGAGCTTCGAGAGCGCGATCGACTGGCGCGGCGGCAGCAGCGCCGCGAGCACGCGCCCGCCGTCGAGCGGCGGCAGCGGAAACAGGTTCAGCGCGGCAAGCACGAGATTGGTGCCGATGCCGGCCGCGGCCATCCGCGTGAAAAACGGTTCGTCGATCTGCGTGACCGCGAGGCCGACGGCCACGAAACCCCACAGCAGTGCCTGCACCAGATTGCAGGCGGGGCCGGCGGCCGCCACCAGCAGGCTGCCCCAGCGCGGGTTGCGCAGGTTGCGGAACGCCACCGGCACCGGTTTCGCGTAGCCGAACAGGAACGCGCCGCTCGTCAGGAAATACAGCACCAGCGGCATCGCGATCGTGCCGATCGGATCGATGTGGCGCATCGGATTGAAGGACACGCGGCCGAGCGCGTAGGCGGTGTTGTCGCCGAGCAGGCGCGCGGCATAGCCGTGCGCGGCCTCATGCAGCGTGATCGCGAAGATCACGGGCAATGCGTAGACGGCAATCGTCTGAATCAGGTTGTCCATAGCGCGGTATTGTAACAAGCAGGAAAAGTCGAACGCCGAAACGCGGACACCGAAATACCGGGGCTCGCGTTACGGCGTGTGAGAAGGCGCGCGCTCAGGCGTCCGCGCTAAGTCCGAACGGCTCGAGCGGGCCGCGCCCGGCTCGCACCAGCACCGGCTCGGTGCCCGTCAGGTCGACGATCGTGGACGGCTCGCGCGGGCACGCGCCGCCGTCGATCACGAGATCGACCTGTTTCTCGAGGCGTTCGCGAATCTCCTCGGGATCGTTGAGCGGATCGGTATCGGGCGGCAGGATCAGCGTGGTGCCGAGCAGCGGCTCGCCGAGCGCCTCCAGCACCGCCAGCGTGATGGCGTGATCCGGCACGCGCAGCCCGATCGTCTTGCGCGACGGATGCGAGAGCCGGCGCGGCACCTCCTTGGTGGCCTGCAGCACGAACACATAGGGGCCGGGCGTGACCGACTTGATCAGCCGGTACTGGTGGTTGTCGACCATCGCGAAATTCGCGAGCTCGGACAGGTCGCGCACCAGCAGCGACAGCAGTTGTTTGTCGTCGAGGCCTCGGATGCGGCGCACGCGTTCGACGGCCGCGCGGTCATCGAGCTGGCAGGCGAGCGCGTAGCTCGAATCGGTCGGCATGGCGATCACGCCGCCCTGCTTCACGATCTCGACCGCCTGGCGTACCAGCCGCGACTGCGGGTTTTCCGGATGAATCCTGAAGAACTGGGACATGGGGACTTTGCTGAGGAGGAGCGCCGCCCGTGCGCCTCATGCGCCGGGGACGCGCCGCGCTGAACGTGGCGCGGTCTTGGATCGGGTCAGAGCCAGCGCTCCCAGACCGGTGTCAGGTCCGGCGGCAGCGGCGGCAGGCTGCCGAGCTCGACGACACTCTCGCCGGGCGCATGGAAATCGGAACCGCGCGACGCCTCGAAGCCGTAACGCCGCGCCACATCCGCGTATTCCCGGTATTGATCGGGCGTGTGGCTGCCCGTGACGACTTCGATCGCGCGGCCGCCCAGGTCGATGAACTCGCCGAACAGCGCGCCAAACTCGACCGGCGTGTACGGATAGCGGCCCGGGTGCGCGATCACGGCCTCGCCGCCCGCCGCGCGGATCCAGCCGACCGCGTCGGCGAGCGTGGCCCAGCGGTGCGGCACGAAGCCGGGCTTGCCGTCGCCGAGATAGCGCGCGAACACCTCCGAGGTCGAGGCCGCGTAACCGGCCTCGACGAGGAACCGCGCGAAATGGGTACGGGAAATCAGGTCCGGATTCGATACGTGGCGCAGCGCGCCCTCATAGGCGCCGGGAATGCCGATCGCCGCGAGCTGCTCGGCAATCTCCTTCGCGCGCCCGGCGCGGCCGTTGCGAGTCTGGTAGAGGCCGTCGACGAGCGCCGGATTGAGCGGATCGATATTCAGGCCGACCACATGCACGGTCCGCGAGGCCCAGGTCACCGACACCTCGACGCCGCTCAGATAACGCATGCCGAGCGCCTGGGCCGCCTCGCGCGCGGCCGCCTGGCCGCCGATCTCGTCGTGATCGGTCAGCGCCCAGAGCGTCACGCCCGCCGCATGGGCGCGCCGGGCAACCTCGGCGGGCGCGAAATGGCCGTCGGAAACGTTGGAATGGCAGTGCAGATCGGCGTTCATGGTCGGTGTCGGGCGCATCCGGTCATTCTACTGCAAGGTCGCGCGATCGCCGCGGCGCCCCGCCGCCGGCTTCTCGTCGGCCGGTCTGGCGTCAGGCGCAGAACGCCTCGATCAGGGCGGCGATCTGCTCCGGCTGGTCGTGGTGGACCATATGGCCGGCATCCTCGACGTGTTTCTCGCGCCAGTCGGGAAACGCGGCGAAGCGTGCCCTGAATTCGTCGAGCGGAATGTCGCCGGCCAGACGCCGCAGCATCGGCGAATCGACGGCTTCGACATGCAGCACGCGCGCGCTCACCTGCGACCAGATAGCCATCACCTCGTCGAGCCGGTACAGCAACGGGCCGATCTGCTTGTGCGCCGGATCGGCGAGCAGATGGTAGCGGCCGTCCGCCTCGCGGCGCGACCAGTGGTGGGCGAGGAACGCGGCGCGCTCCGGCGCGAGCCGCGGATTGGTCTTGATCAGGCGCCCGGCCACCTCGGCGAGCGAGGCATAGCTCATCAGCCGCGGCGGTTCGCGCAGGTCGTCGAGCCAGCCGCGCAGCCTCACCGGCGCGAGCGAGGCCGGCGGCGGCGCGAGCCCGAAGCCCTCCAGATCGACCACGCGGCGCACGCGCTCAGGCCGCGCGCCCGCGTACAGGCACACCACGTTCGCCCCCATGCTGTGGCCCACCAGGTTGGCCTCGCCGGCCGGCGTGTAGTGGTCGATCAACGCGTCGAGATCGCCGAGATAGTCACTGGACCAGTAGTGTCCGCCGCCCTGCGCGGCCACCGGCCAGTCCGACAGCCCGAAGCCGCGCGCGTCCGGAGCGATCACCTGCCAGTCGCCGGCCAGCGCGTCGACCACGAACTGAAACGAGGCCGCCACGTCCATCCAGCCGTGCAGCATGTAGAGCGTCGGGGCATCGGGGCGGCCCCAGCGGCGCACGTGCAGCCGCACGCCGCGCACGGTCACGAATTCGGAAACGGAATCGGATTGGGTTCGGATCATCGCGGCCGCCAAAAAAGAATGATCGTTCGATTATATCGACGACGGCCCGACGATGCGCCCCGGCAGGCACAGGGCGCGCGCGTGTCGAGGCACTTCTCTAGCCGGCGAGGCGCGCCGGCCCGGCGTCGGAGCGCACGCTCACGCCGTGGCCGGTGGCGACGCGTCGCGGTCCTGGGCGACCAGCGCGGCCAGTTCGGTCTCGTCGAAACCGGCGTCGCGGCGCGCGTCGAAGTTGAACGGACCGCGCAGGCGTGGCGCGTGGTATTGCGCGGCAAGCCGCAGGTAGGTTGGATGCGCGTCGAGCCCTGCCTGCGCGCAGAGATGGCGGAACCAGCGGTTGCCGATCGCGACGTGGCCGATCTCGTCGCGCAGGATCACGTCGAGAATCGCCGCGGAGGCGTCGTCGCCCGCCTGCGCGAGCCGCGCGCGGATCGGTGGCGACGCGTCGAGCCCGCGCGCCTCGAGCGTGCGCGGCACGAGCGCCATGCGCGCCAGCACGTCGCCGGCGGTCCGCTCACACATCTCCCAGAGGCCGTCGTGGGCCGGGAAGTCGCCGTAGACGTGGCCGTAGTCGCGCAGGCGCCCGACCAGCAGCAAGTAGTGACAGGCCTCCTCGGCCGCCACCTTGAGCCAGTCCGCGTAGAACGCTTCGGGCATGCCGGCGAAGCGCCAGACCGCGTCGAGCGCGAGGTTGATCGCGTTGAATTCGATATGGGCGAGCGCGTGCAGCAGCGTGGCACGCCCTTCCGGCGAGCGCATCGAGCGGCGCCGCAGCAGGCGCGCCTCGACCAGCTCGGGCCGCGCCGGGCGCCCCGGCAGCGCCGCCGGCGGCTCGAAACGGCGCGCGGCGTCGAGCCGGACGTGCCCGGCGAGCAACGCCGCATGCAGCGCGCGCGCCTGCCCGGCCTTGGCGGCCGGATCGGTTTCCAGCAGCGCGGCCAGCGCGGTGGCGCGGGCACACGAAGCGGGTTCGGACAGGGAATTCGGGTCGGACATGAAAACAGCGCCGGAACAGCGTGCGCGGCCAAACCACGC
The genomic region above belongs to Burkholderia plantarii and contains:
- a CDS encoding tryptophan--tRNA ligase, which codes for MFPDRIFSGMRPTGSLHLGHYHGVLKNWAKLQSEYPCFFCVVDWHALTTHYETPEVIEKNVWEVLIDWIASGIDPTQATLFIQSKVPEHAELALLLGMSTPLGWLERVPTYKEQIEKLRDKDLSTYGFLGYPVLMAADILLYRGSLVPVGEDQVPHVEMTREIARRFNYLYGREKGFEEKALEAAKKLGGKRAKLYHELRNAYQQEGDDEALEQARAMLQESQSLSMSDRERLFGYLEGARKIILVEPQALLTEASRMPGLDGGKMSKSYGNTIGLREDAETITKKVRTMPTDPARVRRTDPGDPEKCPVWQFHLVYSDDTTREWVTQGCKSAGIGCLDCKQPVVEGILREQQPMLERAQKYMDDPSLLRAIVADGCDKARKHAVETMRDVRDAMGLSYN
- a CDS encoding site-2 protease family protein — its product is MDNLIQTIAVYALPVIFAITLHEAAHGYAARLLGDNTAYALGRVSFNPMRHIDPIGTIAMPLVLYFLTSGAFLFGYAKPVPVAFRNLRNPRWGSLLVAAAGPACNLVQALLWGFVAVGLAVTQIDEPFFTRMAAAGIGTNLVLAALNLFPLPPLDGGRVLAALLPPRQSIALSKLEPYGFFIVLILVSTGLLTKIWLRPLVDLGQTALAAILNPLASLFF
- a CDS encoding L-threonylcarbamoyladenylate synthase, producing MSQFFRIHPENPQSRLVRQAVEIVKQGGVIAMPTDSSYALACQLDDRAAVERVRRIRGLDDKQLLSLLVRDLSELANFAMVDNHQYRLIKSVTPGPYVFVLQATKEVPRRLSHPSRKTIGLRVPDHAITLAVLEALGEPLLGTTLILPPDTDPLNDPEEIRERLEKQVDLVIDGGACPREPSTIVDLTGTEPVLVRAGRGPLEPFGLSADA
- a CDS encoding 3',5'-nucleoside bisphosphate phosphatase; the protein is MNADLHCHSNVSDGHFAPAEVARRAHAAGVTLWALTDHDEIGGQAAAREAAQALGMRYLSGVEVSVTWASRTVHVVGLNIDPLNPALVDGLYQTRNGRAGRAKEIAEQLAAIGIPGAYEGALRHVSNPDLISRTHFARFLVEAGYAASTSEVFARYLGDGKPGFVPHRWATLADAVGWIRAAGGEAVIAHPGRYPYTPVEFGALFGEFIDLGGRAIEVVTGSHTPDQYREYADVARRYGFEASRGSDFHAPGESVVELGSLPPLPPDLTPVWERWL
- a CDS encoding alpha/beta fold hydrolase, with amino-acid sequence MIRTQSDSVSEFVTVRGVRLHVRRWGRPDAPTLYMLHGWMDVAASFQFVVDALAGDWQVIAPDARGFGLSDWPVAAQGGGHYWSSDYLGDLDALIDHYTPAGEANLVGHSMGANVVCLYAGARPERVRRVVDLEGFGLAPPPASLAPVRLRGWLDDLREPPRLMSYASLAEVAGRLIKTNPRLAPERAAFLAHHWSRREADGRYHLLADPAHKQIGPLLYRLDEVMAIWSQVSARVLHVEAVDSPMLRRLAGDIPLDEFRARFAAFPDWREKHVEDAGHMVHHDQPEQIAALIEAFCA
- a CDS encoding ferritin-like domain-containing protein, which gives rise to MSDPNSLSEPASCARATALAALLETDPAAKAGQARALHAALLAGHVRLDAARRFEPPAALPGRPARPELVEARLLRRRSMRSPEGRATLLHALAHIEFNAINLALDAVWRFAGMPEAFYADWLKVAAEEACHYLLLVGRLRDYGHVYGDFPAHDGLWEMCERTAGDVLARMALVPRTLEARGLDASPPIRARLAQAGDDASAAILDVILRDEIGHVAIGNRWFRHLCAQAGLDAHPTYLRLAAQYHAPRLRGPFNFDARRDAGFDETELAALVAQDRDASPPATA